Proteins encoded in a region of the Triticum dicoccoides isolate Atlit2015 ecotype Zavitan chromosome 3A, WEW_v2.0, whole genome shotgun sequence genome:
- the LOC119271342 gene encoding uncharacterized protein LOC119271342 — protein MLRWGALTWPYRGITDAFARVLPLAVAKILRALALQETPDLLILGKVLPPGEVAHRSTKGFVSEDEFLSIPEFSINPLSRVCLPSSSHRRGSEFCSPARFVPVIPAPDD, from the exons ATGCTGCGCTGGGGCGCCCTCACGTGGCCCTACCGTGGGATCACCGACGCCTTTGCCCGCGTCCTCCCGCTCGCCGTCgccaagatcctccgcgccctcgcGCTCCAGGAGACCCCCGACCTCCTCATCCTCGGCAA AGTGCTCCCTCCAGGTGAAGTTGCCCACCGCAGCACCAAGGGATTCGTCTCCGAGGACGAGTTCCTCTCCATCCCGGAGTTCTCCATCAACCCGCTCTCCCGGGTCTGCCTCCCCTCCTCCTCTCATCGCCGAGGCAGCGAATTTTGTTCCCCTGCTCGCTTTGTCCCTGTCATTCCAGCTCCAGATGACTGA